TAATTTGGGTGGTCTTTACCGGTGTGAATTTTCCGGAGATGAATTGTCATGGGATGCTGGAACGAAGTTGATGAAGGCTGCTAAGAAGTTTAAAGAGCAGGCATTCGATTTTACGAAGCTAGAAGAGTAGCTTGCTTTAGAACAAAGACAGGAGGTAAGAAATGTCTTTACCCAAGACTAATTGTGCCTCTTGTGGTCGTATAATACTAAGCTATGGCTCGGGGTCAAGTCCGTTAGACTTTGTCCAGCTATGTCCTAAGTGTTACGAAAAGGCTGTTGAAGAAGAGAGAAGATCGGCTGAGAAGATAAATAGAGACGTGAAAACTATAATCGAGGATTGCGACAGATGTAATGGAACAGGTCGTGCTCATGGGTATAAATGCATGGCGTGCGATGGAACAGGCAAGAAAGAACGTAGAGAAGGATTCACTTATATCCCCAACTATGGAAGATATATAAAATGCCCTCCCGCGGATGAGTAGTTTCTAGCCCCCTCCTGGTTTACCGTCCGCAGTCCTTCGCCCCAAACCCCACAAAAGGCTCCCAGGGGGGTGCGACTGCGTCGCAATATCAAATTGCAAAATGGAACGGCTCACAGCGAACGGCAGGGGCACGCTGACGCGCGCATTGCAAAGTTACTCCGCAAGCGTCGCCCTTCGTACACTTGACAAGTGGTAGCGTAGGAGTAGAGTTACACATTCATAAAAAGGAGGCGATAATGAGAGCAAAGGTTTTGCTGGTTCCAGCACTTCTAGGGTTCGCAACACTCTGGGCCGGGGCCAATCCAATCCTCAACACAATGCAAGCCGAGCTTGACCGCTCGATGCAAAAACTCCAACTGGAAGGCGAAAAGCCACCGTATTTCATAAGCTATCTTTTGGTAGACCGGAAAGAGTTTTCAACCAAAGCCAGCCTGGGCGCGCTCATGGATTCAGACGACGAGCATTACCGATTCTTATACGTTCAGGTTCGTGTCGGGGATTATGAGTTCGATAATATGCCGGCACCTGAGGAACTCTTCAGCTGGGATGAAGATAAACAAGAGCAGGATGCGGAGTACGCCAAAGTCCCCATCCCTTTGACCGACGACCCTGCTCTTTTGAGACACGCCCTGTGGCTCGCGACCGATATGCGCTACAAGTGGGCGCTTAAGCAATTTGCCAAGAAAGAAGGGCAAAGGCTAAGAGAGGTCCAGGAGGAGCGGTCAGATGACTTCTCTCAAGAGGAGCCTTGCTCCTATATCGGGAAACAGGCAAGCTTTGTAATCAACGAGACGAAATGGGAAGAGAATGTAAAGAACTATTCCTCCTTATTCAAGGAATACCCTGAGATTTTAGAATCCAGGGTCTCATTCTCGGTCGAGGCGAGGAATGATTATTTTACAAGCAGTGAAGGCTCTAGCATCCAGCATGGTAAGGTCTATTACTGGTTACTCATCAGCGCTTCAACCAAAGCGCCTGACGGGATGTGGGTTAGAAGCTACCGGAACTTCTTCGGCTGGGATGAGAAAGACCTGCCGGATGATGCGGAAGTACAGATGGAGATCCAGGCCCTTGTCAATGAGGTCCTGGCGCTGCGGGATGCGCCTGTAATGGAGGCCTACGCCGGTCCTGCCCTGATTGAGAGCCGGGCTGCGGCAGTGTTCATGCACGAGACCTTTGGACACCGCCTGGAGTCGCATCGGCAGGAGTCCAAGGAGTATGGTGAGATTTTTAAAGACAAGGTTGGCACAAGAATCATGCCTGCATTCATCTCGGTCTATGACGACCCTACAATTAAGGAATACCAGGGGATACCGCTGGATGGCTACTACCTGTTTGACGACGAGGGAGTGGCCGGCCGGCGCACCGAGCTGATAAAGGACGGTATCCTTGTTGATTTTCTCTGTTCCCGAAGACCCATAAAAGGGTTTAATAACTCCAACGGTCATGGTCGGGCGATGATGCAGATGGTGGGTTATGGTGACGTCCCGGTTTCCAGACAGGGGAACCTGATACTAGAGACCTCGAAACCGGTTCCTTTCGGTAAGTTGAAAAAACGCCTCCTATCCGAATGCCGAAAGCAGAATAAACCCTACGGCCTGATCTTTGTCCGGTCAGAGGGTGGCGGGACTATTACCGGCCGCTATTACATGGAGTCTTACCAATCCTATCCTCTCCTGGTCTACAGGGTTGATGCCAGAACCGGAAAAGAGGAGCTTGTCCGGGGCGTGAAGTTTGGGGGAACTCCCCTGGTTAGTTTAGACAAGATAGTGGCGACCGGTGATGACCCCGAGGTGTTCAACGGTCACTGCGGCGCCGAATCAGGCGTGGTACCGGTTGGAATTATCTCACCCAGTATCCTGTTAAGTGAGATTGAGATTGCCAAGCAGCCTGCCGGCATTCAGAAACCACCTATCCTTCCTCCGCCGTCTGGTGAGGAAGTTGATAACCAATCACCGGAATTTTAAAGGAGGCTGAGATGAAAAGCATTAAATTCATGATTTTGTCACTGGCGATCTGCAGTTTTGCCTGGGCCGCCCCCCAGAATCCAATCCTTAAAGCAATGGAGGGTGAACTCAACCGGTCTATCCAGAACCTTGTGATGGAGGGGCAGGAGAGACCTTATTTCCTGAGCTATCGGGTTACCGATCAGACCTATATCACGGTTGAGGCAAGCCTGGGAGCCATTACCCAATCGGACGAGTCACGATCCCGCAGACTGTCCGTCGATTTGCGGGTTGGAAGCTACGAGCTCGATAACAGCGGCGTGAAGAAGTCGAGATGGGAATACGATGAGGAGGAACGGAAGTATTCAAACATGCAGGTTTCGATAGATGACGATACAATAGGCCTGAAGCACAATCTCTGGCTTGCCACCGACTATGGGTATAAGAAGGCTGTGGAGGACTTCTCAAAAAAGCGCAGGGACATCGCCTTAAACCCCGAGGAGGAGAGACCTGCAGACTTCAGCGACGAAACCCCGGTGGTCTTTGTAGGAGATGAGATTAAGGTCTCGGTGGACAGAGCGGAATGGGAAGAAAGGGTAAAGCGCTACTCTGCCCTGTTTGCCGAATACGAAGATATCACCATCTCAAGGGTCAGGTTCGATGTCCAGGCGAAGACTGCATATTTCGTTTCTAGCGAGGGTTCAAAAATCCAGGACGGAGACGCCCTCTACTCCATCGAGATAGAGGCCAGCACCCGGAGCGAAGACGGAATGCCTTTAAGGGATTATCGCAGGTTCTACAGCTATGACGGGATATGGGACGAGGAAAGAATTAAAACTGAGATTACCGAGATGGCTAAGGGATTGATAACCATCAAGGAAGCCGAGGCTTGCGAGTCCTATGCCGGACCGGTACTCATCGCGGCCCCGGCATCAGGTGCGTTCGTTTCAGCGGTGCTCGCGCCATTGTTAAAGGCGGATAAGAAGCGGTGGAAAGATGAAGAGGGGTTGCAAAATAAGGTGGGTGAACGAGTTATCCTGCCATCCATCTCGGTGTATGACGACCCGACAATAAACACCTACAAAGGCCAGACCCTGGTGGGTTATTACCGGTTTGACGATCAAGGGGTAGCCGCCCAGAGGGTAAACCTGATTTCCAGAGGGGTGCTTCGCAACTTCCTCTTATCACGCTCACCGGTAAAGGGATTTGATAAATCCAACGGCCACTCCAGGGACGGTGTAAAGATCGGGAATCTCATTTTAGAATCCTCGACACCCCAGTTTTTTAGCCGGCTAAAGAGCCGGTTGATCACAGAATGCAAGATGCAGGGAAAACCGTATGGACTTCTGGTAACCTCGGTCCGGCTTCCGGAATCCAGAGCGGGACGAAGCGTTATCATCCATATCTCAGGAGCTGAGGATGGAGGTGCGGGGCCGGTTTTGGGCGGACTCCAGCCGGTGGAGGTCTATAAGGTATATACCGATGGCAGACAGGAACCCCTGAGGGGTGTACAGGTTCTATCAAGTTCGCCCCTGGCGACCCTGGGTAAGATCATCGCCCTTGGCAACGATCCCGGGACATGGAGCACCTCGTTCGGCACCGGCTCGGTGGTAGCACCCAGTATTTTGCTCTCGGAACTGGAGATCCGCAAGACTAGCCAGGGTATGCGGACGTTGCCCATCCTGTCTCCTCCAGGGGAGTAAGGGGTTAACCCGTTCTCTCGATTAAAAAAGGGGTCCCCGCTTGTGCCCCCGTCGGGTACAAGAGCGCGGAGCGATCTTGTGGGGTGAAAAAAGTTGAACAGGAGGGGGCGCGCTGGCGCACGCAATGCAAATATCAAAATTCAAATTGCAAAATGGAAGGGGAAGCTCACAGCTCACGGCTGACAGCTGACGGCAAGGGCGCGACTGCGTCGCAATTGCAGATTACAGATTGAAGATTGGAAGATTACAGATTGAAAGATTGCTCCATAAACGTCGCCCTACGGTCAAAATGCAAAATGCACAGATCCCCCTGTATCCCCCTTGGAAAGGGGGACGTTATAGGTAGCCCCCCTTCGATAAGGGGGGTAGGGGGGATTAGATTATCGGCAGGGGCTCGCTGACACGCGCATTGCAAATATACTCCGCAAGCGTCGTCCTACGGTCAAATTGCAAAGTGGAAGGGGAAGCTTACAGCTCACGGTTCACAGCGAACGGCTGACGGCGAACGGCAATAGGGGCGACTTCGTCACCAATGCAAAAGTCAAAATGCAAATTTGGTCCTTTGCTCACTAGAGTCATCTTGACATAAGCGGAATACTACATTAAACTGCGACATGGTTAAACTACCTGTGGTTTCAGGACCTCAACTTGTCAAAGCGCTTGAAAAAGGCGGTTTTAAACTGGTCCGTACAAAGGGAAGCCATGCAAAACTTCGAAAGGGGAAGGTTCGTACAGTAGTTCCCCTCCACGATGAATTAGATAAGGGAACATTGCTTGGCATTCTGAGACAATGTGGAATGTCAAAGGATGACTTGATGAGGTTATTATAGGTTCCTAAGCCGACATTCTTTAGATCAGTTTTCCTGGATCATCTAATTCCTTTTCTTGGAGCGATGGGCTTGACAGATAGCGGATTTTCATTAAACTAATACAGTTATGAAAAAAGAGGTGAGTCCATGACCAAGAAATTTACTGGAGTAGTGCTTAAGGGGGAGCGCTGGTATGTGGCACACTGTGTTGAATTAGGGGTAGTGAGTCAAGGTAAGACTATCGAGGAAGCACAGGCTAATCTTAAGGAAGCTGTTGAGCTTTACCTTGAAGATTCCGATTTCGAGGATTTACCGGAAAGCGCGGGGGAAGTGGTGTTCTATCCAATGGAAGTAGCGGTTCCCTGAATTTTTCCACAAAGTTTTTATCCTTTTCCTCAAACCCCACAAAAAGCTCCCAGGGAGGGTGCGACTTCGTCGCCAATGCAAATATCAAAATGCAAAATGGAAGGGGAAGCTGACAGCTCACAGCGGACAGCTGACAGCATACGGCGAACAGCTGACGGCAATAGGGGCGACTGCGTCGCCAATGCAAAAGTCAAAGTGCAAATTGCAAAATGGAAGGGGAAGCTGACGGCTCACGACAAACAGCTGACGGCGAAACGCTGGCGGTAGGGAGAGGGCTTGACAAGTCCGTAAACTATCGTATACTTGGGGATGGCTGAGGACAGGTCGGGGATTAAACTCTATGAAGTCGAGTTAGTGTGGCTCATCGGCCACGTGATACTTCTCGTATACGTCCTGTTTGGCCTATTCGTATTCAAGCAACTGGAAATTGCCCATAACCTCTACTCAGCCCCGGCCTGGTTAAGCAAACCCGGTCTGGCATTTTTCCTTTCCCTCTCCCGTGGGATATCATCATGGGTTTATATGGTGCTGGCCTGGGGGTCGGTGGTGGTTCTGTTCATAAACAGAAAGATATGGTGGCTGGTTGCGTTCGCAACCGTGGTCGCCTCCACCATGGTGTTTTCAGGGATGATAGACAGCGAGTTTATTTTACTCAGGTGGGGCCTGGACAGGACTCCAGCCTGGTTGATAACCTTCCTGCTGGCATGGATAATAAACGTGTTCTGGTTCATCTACCTGTTTAAATTCAGGAAGAGATACGGGGTGAAGTGGAGGCCTTTCAAAAAGAAGATACACTTGAATCAGCCGGAAAAGGTGTGGATAGCTGGTCACGTGGTTATAATTGGATGGCTGATATTCGGCAGGGTACTTGACGCCAACCCGGATTTGGCATACCGGTTTCAGGGAGTGGAGTATTTTGTTGGCGAAACCGGCAGGGTCCTTGTAAGTAGGGGTGAATTCGTGGCTTATATCCTTACTGCGTTGGCTTCTATGATCTTGCTGTTCAGGCATAAAAGGATAGCATGGTTTCTTGCGCTTTCGACCCTGATTGTTTCATCCGTGAGTTTTTCCACGGGTTTCCTGCAATTTAACCGCATCCTTCGGTTCAGCACCGAGGAGTGGTCGTACTTCGTGGTATTGGCTGTTGTGGCGATTGCTGCCAACGTTGGCTGGTCGTTTTACTTTATCAAGTTCCGCAAACGCTATGGGGTGGATATTGGCTGAGAAGCGTCTGCACTGGCCGGCTTGGGTGTGGATAGTGGGAAGTCTTTTTGCCGCAGGGGGATTTATAGTTGTGACTATTGTAAAGATTTCTCATGGAATCGAAGGTGACACTGATGTCATCTGGTTGGACGTCTTCAAAGCGTTTGGGCTGAGATGTTTTAATATCCTCATATTGATTGCATCAGCTGTCACGATGTTGATTAAACGTAAAATCGGCTGGATTTTTGCGCTTGTTACGTTAGCTTTTACGCTTGTTTATCGTTCAGTATCGTGGATATGGTGGTTGTTCAGGGGAGAAATTGAAGCGGAAACGACGGGACAACTTTTGTTTCTTTTGATTGTCGTAGTTTTAACATTCGGGATACCTATCGCTTGGTTGATATATTTCATACGCGCAAGAAAAAGATATTGCCCATCCAAATCTAACCCAGTCATATCACCTTACCTTTAATGCTCCTTTTCTCGCAAGCGAGAAAAGATCGCAGGGTCGCTTCGCTCCTCAGAATGACGGCAAGGGACGAACGGCTCACAGCTGACAGCAGACGGCAGGGGCGCGACTACGTCGCGATTGCAAAATGCAAAGTGCAAATTGCAAAATGCAGAATTGCTCATTTTGTGCTGGCGCACAAAAGATCGCAGGGGACATAGGAGGGGGGGCAACCAGTAGAACACAAGATGCCGTGTGCCTAATACCTAGCTGAATTAACGTTTAAATAACTTGACAAGCACTGATTTCCGAGTATAGTTCGCGGCAATGAGGTCTCTTTTTTTACCCCTAGCCTCAATTCCCGCATTCTATACCCAGTTGGCAAAATATGGCGAAACCTACCACCCGCGCGTGCTTGACAGTCACGCCATCTACGAGCTCTGGCGCGAGGAGGAGATTGCAGCAGAGGAACTTCACCAAGCCCTCAAGATGGTTCGACCGGTAGAGCCTTTGAAGGAGTTTTTCCTGCGCTCACGTGAGCGGGTGGCAAGCTTCCCGCAGCTTTTCTCCAAGGACATCAAACCTAAGGTGATAGTGGGCGCGAAGGACTGCGACATCCGCTCGCTTATTGAGATTCAGGATAACG
The DNA window shown above is from candidate division TA06 bacterium B3_TA06 and carries:
- a CDS encoding HicB family protein yields the protein MTKKFTGVVLKGERWYVAHCVELGVVSQGKTIEEAQANLKEAVELYLEDSDFEDLPESAGEVVFYPMEVAVP
- a CDS encoding peptidase U62; amino-acid sequence: MRAKVLLVPALLGFATLWAGANPILNTMQAELDRSMQKLQLEGEKPPYFISYLLVDRKEFSTKASLGALMDSDDEHYRFLYVQVRVGDYEFDNMPAPEELFSWDEDKQEQDAEYAKVPIPLTDDPALLRHALWLATDMRYKWALKQFAKKEGQRLREVQEERSDDFSQEEPCSYIGKQASFVINETKWEENVKNYSSLFKEYPEILESRVSFSVEARNDYFTSSEGSSIQHGKVYYWLLISASTKAPDGMWVRSYRNFFGWDEKDLPDDAEVQMEIQALVNEVLALRDAPVMEAYAGPALIESRAAAVFMHETFGHRLESHRQESKEYGEIFKDKVGTRIMPAFISVYDDPTIKEYQGIPLDGYYLFDDEGVAGRRTELIKDGILVDFLCSRRPIKGFNNSNGHGRAMMQMVGYGDVPVSRQGNLILETSKPVPFGKLKKRLLSECRKQNKPYGLIFVRSEGGGTITGRYYMESYQSYPLLVYRVDARTGKEELVRGVKFGGTPLVSLDKIVATGDDPEVFNGHCGAESGVVPVGIISPSILLSEIEIAKQPAGIQKPPILPPPSGEEVDNQSPEF